The Ficedula albicollis isolate OC2 chromosome 1, FicAlb1.5, whole genome shotgun sequence nucleotide sequence AGTCTAACTGAGAGAGTTTCCAGCTGAGAGCAAAGAAGGCTATAATAGAAATCTCACGGTACAATCTTCATCAAAGAAGAAACCTGACCACTCTTTATCAAAGTTTCACCACGGTTGGTCAAAATCTGTTGTCAGTCACATCAGGGTAATCCCCAAGTAACTCAACCAGAGAGTGTGAACAATTGAACTTATTCTAGATCTAGCCAGTATGCAgtaaaaagtacaaaaatgaTGACAGCTAAACAGTGACGGTTCATACAACAAAAATGAGGCGGTCACACAGCAGGCCCTCACAAGAGGAGGGATGTCTGCAGTGGGAAGAAATAGCTGGAGGAGTTAACATAAGTTAAGAGAAGTTTTTCCTTGAGAAGACTTAATTCCTATTAATTACAGAACATGCAGCTAAGAGTTTAACTCCCAGTTATGACAAGGTGATTAAAACATAATCTCTTTCATCAAGCCTATTTTATTGCTTGacctaaaaataattaatttgaggacgaatttctctttttttttttgcatgcaaaaatttgcatttgcttAGCAGTACAGCTTATTGCAACTATGGGATATTCCAGGATTCCTTGTGTGCCTATTGTCTCCCAGCTGGAGTTGAAAAGATGCTGGTTCAACCCAAGACTGTGCTATACAGGATATTTCCTTCTTCACAACGCTGTAATGGTAAAACTTGCATTTTTACAGACTACTGCCACTTACAACAACAGGGATACAGATCTCTCTATGTGAGCACTCTAAGATGAGCTCATGCTGTGACAATGAAATAGCAGTAGGCACAAGTCTGGGAGAAGGTAAGCCACATCGGTTAATTATATgaggtttgtgtttgtttggattttttactTACAGGTGGCAATCCATTCCTTTTTACATGTGATTACACACTATCCATTATCAGAGTTCACTAGGGGTTACCAGCACACATTTTCCACCACTATTTCTGGCAAGCAACCTTCACCTATTCAGTGACTCAGCACTGGGAGACAGAAGCATAAGTTCCAtattcaggaggaaaaaaacaattccaCAATTTAAGCCTAAGACATCCACACAGAGACTGAGGCCTGTTCAACCCTCACCTTCGAACTGGCTGTGCAATTTTACTTCTGGGAATGCCACTCCCATTGACAGCCAGCGATGGTCTCGGAAGAGCACTGCGTACTTCTGGGAATGCCACTCCCATTGACGGCCAGCGATGGTCTCGGAAGAGCACTGCGCCCTACGATGCCTTGACCAGCAGTCTTGTTTAGCATTGGGATCCCAGTGTTGGAGTACAGCTGCGAGTTGCTGGACACTGGAATGCTGCTACTATTACTGCTCCCTTGTACGGTGGGGCTTACATAGGCAGTAGCTTTGAGAGGCTGTCTGACAGACACTGGAAAATGTCCCACACTGTGAACTCGGTGTTGAAGCTGTCCTGGCGATGGAACTGTGAAGAGTGGAAGAAAACGAAGCAACAAGGTCAGCATGCAACAAAAAAGACCAGGTAGCAATGCTAATTTCTAGACAGATTTGAATAAGGATGAACACAACATTATACAATTGCTGATTACAAACTGCTTAAAAACCTCTTGAATCCAATACTGTATCCAATAACATTGCACTGAACTAAAATATCCTGTTCCACCCCCATCCTGGAAAAAATCTCAGTCCATATTCGTCCTTCTTTCTCCCCTCAAAGAGATTAAATTAGCCATACAAGCACACTAAATCCACCTAGCTTTAAACAGGAGAAACTGCTGAAGGTATAAATTAATCACTGTTAggtgattttgatttttgtgaGGTGGCTTGAAACAACCACATCTCGTTCAAGCAACATCGCATTAAAACATTATGAGGCATCACAGAAGTTTAAGctttatgcagaaaaacaataaaaaggcTATAAAAGGTCACAGCATATTCCACAGCTGATGTTATGTAAACTATCATTTTTAAATCAATGCTATGAGCTCCAGAAGCTTTATATATAGATTTTCAACCCAATCCTGCCCTCTGGTGTACATTTGGCAGGCATGACTTCCTAAATCCACGTACCAAAAGCAAACTGTCAAAAGCCTGAAGCATATAAATTAAGACACTGCCTTTAGAGAAATCCTTTTTCAAGACTTTGAAAAAAGGACATCTTTAAACCATttaaaggcacagaaaaaatTGCAGGGGAGTGATCCATTTAAACTATGCTGTCACTATACTGTTATGGAACTCTTACTACTTCATAGCTCCTAAAATACCCCAGTACAGCCacttattataaatattttttttaagtatttcagaaaaatttaattttatacacacacagatataaGACCATGAACACACAAAGATGTATGTATTTctaaataataaacaaaactaaattcTCAAAGCACAACCATGAAAATCCATGTGGGAACCTGaactatttccattttcatattcaagcaacaaaaaaaccaaataaccCATtggtcaaaaatattttccagaacaGAAGCAATTTAATTGTTTTGAAGACATTTGTAACTTCTGCTCAGATTGGAAGGAAAACACCCACAGGAAAATTTTTTGCCAACTTCTCCCTCCAAAATCTCACAGGAAATGGAGAGCATAAGTTAAATCCCTTCttcacaaattatttattttttcctctttgcttcttCCAGTCCCGTAAAATCCAATTCTCCCATTTCCGCTTGAGGACCTCAACCACTATGCTAGAAAAGACGAGTTTGGATCTTGATCTATCTTTCTTACATTCTATACTAATAATTCATCTAGTAGATCAATACTCCCTTCATCCCCCCCATTAAGAAGCCACTTAGACTAAACCAATTACAGAGCAATTTTCAACACTCCACAAGTATATTATACTTGAGAATATAAACCGCTGTTTACTGCAGTTCCTCAGAAGAAAGTGGCTCAACTTCAGTAGGAGAGAGGTCATGTATTTTAAGACAGTATTTATACAGAGTACTGTACAACCAGCATTGTACATATTAccaagaaaagcagttttcaatTGTAGTATCAAAACTAAAAAATGTGAGCTTACatgaaataattgcattttggTGTTTCTACAATATTGCTAATTATTATTGCTAATATTATTACTaatattattgttgttattattattgttgttattattattattgttattatttgttattattatttcagttttaatgcTAGCACAAGATAaacaggcaaagagaaaaaaagtgaacaaaCTTTAAATAACAAGACTGGCAGAATTTGCTTCCAAAACATGAACTTTGAAAATCCTGAGGTATACTAAAATCTGGTGCGAAAGAACagtctgcttttaatttttcatagaaCAAAGTGACCAGGACATGTGCTGTTGGATatgctgggaaccagggaaaaagcagccttgaagcttTGGGTTTCGTAGCCTGCACAAGGACcagaaattataacaatgattatacacctgcagggtgcgtgagagccgtgtgagtgtttcgtgatgttttgcaaaaagcacgttttcaaagaggtggagccttcttggaccaatgagtcttttctattctgttttgcatgtattaccctatataagtgtggtgtttctttaaataaagctctcttttgcttctccattacacgagagactatgttgcattatccttttcgcCGCTCCtacagccaaaatgcaacagacATGTATTCTACCACTTTATCAATCCCTTGTGCTCAGCCAAAGAACACAGGTACTTACTACACGACTGCATCCTTGAAATCCCATTACTGGCTCCATGCAAATTGGAGTCAAAGCTCTGGCTGTTCCTCACAGTGACAGGAGAGCCAGCAAAGCCAGCAGTACTGCTGATGGTGGGGGTGCTTGGCATCCGAGCGAGGTTAGGCATGCTTCTGCGGAGTTTGTCTGGAGCAAAAGAGGACAACATCCATAGTCAGGTCAGAATTTCCAACAAACACAAGCAGCCTCAGCGtcatttctgtagaaaatcaGAATTATAACGAACTATTTCAACAAAAAGAGATGTTTTGCTCTACCAGAAGAATATGAGTGTTATTGACATTCTCCAAATGGAACCATTATGACTACTGTAACAGCATGATTATTCAcaagtaattttaaagacaGCAATAGGCAGTACATTTGTGGAACTGCAAGGATTTAGATGATAAATAATGATGAGTTTCACAGAGATGTATAAAGTACATCAGGTGAACCATGCCCTAAATGCGCCTGGTTTTTTGCAGTGAATACAAAAACAAGTGTGCACTGGCAGTGAGACACAGCTATTCACTCTATGGATGTCTAAAGACAGGTGAGAAACCCATCCTAAGTGACTGAAGTCTTGCTTTCAGGTGCCAGCAAGACACTAAATAACTCCATTCAGAACCTAATTTTGTTAGCATGTTAAGTTTCTGCAGGCAGCCACATACAAAAACTGCAAAGTCTTGATGCTGTTCAGTTGCTTGAAGCCCTGAGTTGATACAAGAATTTTCAAATCTGGTGTTTCTCCCTCCTACTTCACTTGGTACCTGCTCAAATCTGGTGTTTCTCCCTCCTACTTCACTTGTGGTACCTGCTTTGGTAGGCATTTTCATAGTAGGCTTTTTTTGTAGGGCTTTTCACAAAAAGAAAGCTGCAAATACCCCAAATGTTTTTGGGGCAGGTACAACAGCTAAGGCAAGTGTCTAAGAGGTCAGAAGATATCTTCAATCTGACTCACAACAGTTCATTTGAAGAGAGAAACTGGAATCTTCCTGACATCTCAAGGCAGCTTCCCAACCACAACACCATGAGGCAATCTAAGAGAAAACTCTTCTAGTCTCTTGTGCCATCAGACCAAAGGGAGATGACTCAGTTTTGTACAATCAGAAGGGACTGGGGAAAAGGCAGAGACTGAAGGACCTGGCCTGTGACATGACAGACTTCAGTAAAGCACCACTGTGGGAAAACAGTGGGCATTTATTAAATTGTCACTGACGACATCACCAAGGTTTGCCTCTTGGCCAGGTACAGAACCACAGGTGCCGTGCCCTGCAGAGGTGATTACATCCCCCCTCATAGCATGGCCAGCACAGagttccccagctccttctcctgaCACAGGTTCCACTGGCTGGCAGGTTCTTACACTGCAACAGAAAGCAGGGCTGTACTTAATCTTGCAACAGCAGTCACAACTGCTCTCTCCCACACAGAGATTTCCAGACTGATGCTCTGGTTTTATGCATTGGAACAACACAGCACACTGCCTGGAACTGCTGGCACGGGTCAACCTCCTGGCTCATACAGGGCAAGTTCAGTTCACAGGAACTGCAGGTTTATTTAGAAATCTCTGTTGACCAGTACACATAAATATACAACCTATTTAGGACCATCATTAGCTCCTCTAATCCTTAAAGCTGCTAACAAGTGAAAAGTAATAAGATGTGACAGTACAGTTCTATCTATACAAATTATCAGGAGTCACTGACAGTAACTTCAATGTATGTGATGCCTACATAACTCCAGCAACTGTGACAGTACAGTTCTATCTATACAAATTATTAGGAGTCACTGACAGTAACTTCAATATATGTGATGCCTACATAACTCCAGCAAGAGTTCTATCTATACAAATTATTAGGAGTCACTGACAGTAACTTCAATATATGTGATGCCTACATAACTCCAGCAAGCTGTGTTACAGAAAGGTTCTatctccagcaggaaaagaaaatgtaaggTTTGTATTGTTGGAAACTAGAGTACAGTCAAATCCTAATAAAGAACTACTGTATAGACAATCTTTCACCAAAAGAGTCAGAATTGTGCTTCAGTGACTAATTACTGGCAGTGGCAGACTGAAACTGTCAATGGTACAGCAATGAACATTAGCAAGGGGATTACCACTGTGGTGTAGCCAGGTAGTAAGTATTAACATCAGTCACGTAACAAAGATAAAACAGGCTTCTAAACCTGTCCTGGGGATGCAAACAATAGCACCTATATAGCTAGTGTATGTACctatttctaaaatattcaaGAATTTTGCAAACTGAATAGGGAACTGCCACCCTATGATGCAATCCTTGGGCAAGAGTggcaaaaaataatgaatttggGATGCCTGTAGCTACAGTTAATTCAGGAGTCCTATCCTACCCTTTCAAAGTCCTAGGTGGTTAAATCCTAATTCAACATTACAGaacttggcaaaaaaaaatgtttgagcagcaggatggcagTAGGGAAGACGGCACTGcataaaacagctttttaagtGTCATGTTGTAATTCTTGGACTCTACATGCTCTTCCACTCAGGGACTGCATCAGCCACCACAGTCAGTATTTGTGCCTTGAACTGTCCAGTGGATGCAGCTACAATAGCAGAAAAATAGGTACAGAAGTAGCTTGGATTTCCTTCATGTCTTGGGTGGCCACATCTTTTGCCTCCTGTTCATTAGTCCCTTCTTGTTCCAGCAGTTTACTCTGCTGCTGATTCATTCACTCCTCAGACAGCAGATTCCTGCTAGACCTGCAAATTCTCATCCATCAAGCAGCTGTGTTACTTCTTTGCTGGGTCCTTGTGTCTGCTGAGATAAATGGCCctgaaaagcaatgaaaatagCAGGTCAGTTCTGCATTTGGGGAAAACCTAGAAATGTTCGCCTGGATGGCATTTTGCAGCTTTCATCTCCTTGGATGATGCATCCTCTTTCATCTCCTTCTTGAAGTTTGTTCTGTCATCTGCTTCCCTCCTAAGAATAGTGGAAACAGTCTTACAGACGttttatttgtaaatgaaaCGATGGCTCTTGTGAGCTTAATATAGGAAAGCAGAAGGTGGGAATTACATGATTTTAATATTACTTTAGGCCACTGAGATGTGACTAGATATGAATTTTCTGGGAATacatgagaagaaaagaaaaatatttttccaagctgctttcctttccaGACCCCTTTGCTCTCCTGAGACGGATGAGAAAAATTaacagagaggagaaggagcagagatgTATTCTTAGTTGAGAGTTAATTTGCTCAAACAGTCCTGTTTGTGATGAACACTGGAATTTGCTACAGTTTCTGCTACCTCTTCTGCACTAATCTGGTTCAGTGgcaaacctaaaaaaaaaaatcatcagttGGTTGCAGTTTGTTTTGTTAGAAAGAAGAGGAGAGTAACACCAATAAGGGACTTCGAAGGACCTACAcctgttcaagaaatgactggatgtggcacttggtgccatggcCTAGCTGGCAAGGTGCTCATCAGCCAACAACTGGAGTTGATGATCTGCAACAGCATCCATAGTTATTACTGTGACCTACTACTGAATCTCAGCTATAATTCAGGCTGATAAAAACATGATGTTTAAGTACAGTGCAACCATATAAAGCATCACAGGTGTATCTTTGCCTTTCCCGGCCTTATTTGAGATAAAATATCACGACTACAGATGTATTGTTGAGGTATTGGTACACGTGAAGAAAATTCAAGGATAGGTCATGCAAGGGGAATTAAAAATTGGTTCCTGGTTCTTACCATCTTCTAAGAATAATTCAAGCACATACACACGTGCTTGCCATTTCACGAGCTCTCTTTAGGCAGCATACATGCTGAATTTGCCCATTGCCTCTACAGCACAAGAAAAGTTGGGAATTGTGAAATACAGGATACTATGCCCTCAGCTGAAAATGTACATCAAAAGGCCACCCCATAGTACAGATCATATTCACTACTACTAGAAACAGGtcaaaaggcaggaaaaagtgTCCCTTCTTTGTCAAACATTCCACAGAATTACAGTGAAGACAACAGTTCGTTTCTCACCCAGCTGCTTCAGATCTGATTTTCTGCCAGGAAGTTCTTCCCCTGATGCTATTTCTTCTCTGAAGTCGGCTCAGGATCAGTGGCCCAGCTTCTTTCTGGCAGGACACCAGCAGAGGCAGCATGTGCTTTCTGTCTTCTGATCCCTGCACCGCTGGTGGCCGTCCCCATTCCactgctcattttttttccattccctgaCCTAATACTATCACTGGCCGAAGATTAATTCATGTAGCATGCAAACAAACCTTGTCCTGGGGGCAAAGCTGTCCCAGAACAGGTGCACTCTTGATGGGCTGTTGGATGGGGACTTCTGTAGCAGTTCTTGGTCAGTATCATCTTCTATCAGCCAAAATGCCTGATCCAATGAGGTTCTCCTTGCAAGGAGGGCTCTTAAGTTGACTCCACAGTGAAGTCTTTTTAAACACGTTTATTCCTTCACAGTTATTCTCTGCAAGTGTTGTCAATGCTTTATTTGAACAAAAGGACCCCCAAACCTCACCAAAAGCACAGAAGTGTGATACAATGAATCAGAATTGTGTCTCAGAGAAATCTGTTATCACTGTTTGAGCTATGTTAGCAGTTTCTCACACATACTTAAATCCTTCACACAAATCCTACAAAATCTCTACTGTATGCACAAACAGGTCAAGGTAAAACtataaggaaaaaacccatgCTTCTCGATTTCAAAGAATACATTCTTTATTATGTAGACATTCAGAGTGTGTTCTGAAATCCTTAAACTTGTAGACTCTATTACAACCTCACTTTATGGGACTAATTTCTCTTCCTCATCTCTGAAGACTTGAGATGAGTATCTGCATTATATTTGTCACTGTTTAACATCTGTGACATCCCAGATACACCAGGGTCTTCTTAAGTCACAAGCTGATACAATACAGACATCAGTGTGtaaaaacacaaatacagaTTAAAGCAAGTCCTTCAGTTAAGTGAGTGATGCCATTATCAATAATTTCAATACCTAcattttattcagaattattaCTTCATCTCATCCTGGCTTCACATGCATACGTCTCCTGGCACAGATAGAGCAAATTAAAGATTTTTCCATTAGCCTTTCATGAGTTCTCCCACTGATCACCGTCCTCAATATAGGCAgcaaagtaaaattattttactccTTTTCTGTAATAAAGTCTGCAACAATTTCCTAGagaaaatttttcctttctgaccAAGCAAGGGAGGTTATGAACAAAAAACACTTTATAAGTGAACCCACATCCAAACACAACATATTGCTGCTCTTCTGTATCTGCCTGGAGTTTCCTTaagaaacccaaacaacaaacagaTACCACAATTGCAGCTTTCAAAATGAGGCAACTGCCAATGACATCCATAATATTTCTGAAGTATAAGCGAGAAAGTTGCTCATAACTAGtaatttctggaaaataaaagcaaagtttttCAAGTGAATGGTATCTCTGGTCTTTTTATGAAGGTATATGACAAGCTAAAAACTTAAAAAGCAATGTGAAAAGGTAATAGAAAATACACATTAAGATTAATCCGACTGAATGCATTACTACTCCGTGAACCATGTATTTTTCATCTACCTCTTCTTATTGTATTATAATAAACTGCTCCTTTACCTGGAATATTTGTCCAAAATACAGTTTCCAGTTctcacatattttaaaaatggacaCTATGAAATGCACATAAAATACGGGGTGCCATGATAAAAGGTTGTGAGCAAGCTGATCTCAAGAGATGGGAAGTGAGCCTGAACACAAGAAAATCAATCCCATTTTCAGTATCttgtttttcctggattttgATTACTCTGGATGATTCCACAGCACTACAGTCAACCATTACTTCTGatttcagaaaatcagaagtataaaggacaaaaatactaacagctattaaaaattaataaaatcatgacacagaaataaaaatatttttaaaaagttgaagTGAAAGCAGTTATTTTTTGCATCAAGTAACAAAAAGAATGTATATTTACGGACAACATAAAGCAGAAACCAGCTTGGTTTTATGACTTTCAGTGGTATTTCTTGTATGAAAATAACTATATATAAAGTATTATTGATATTAATAGTTAGCAGTGTTTTAAGTTGTTAATCAGgaactttaaatttaaataaggGGAAAGAGACAAGCATAAGTCTTTCCACTGCAAACATATCAAAAGCTTTATTAAAGTATAAAACACACACTAACTAGACAAACTCACTTCAGCTAATTATAACAATACTTAAAAGCAGTTCACATCCTGTCTCtctcagattttctttaaatcatGTATTTCTGACCTATCAACCAACTACAAAATCCCTGAAAATCAGAATACCTTAAAAAGTTTGCAAATGGAGTTTTTCTGATGTAACTCATCATTACAGAAAATTCAGGTGATTTAGGAAGAGGGCGCAACtgaacaaggaaaacaaaaccaaacagatttcacacaaaaccaaacagatttCACACAAAGCTTATCTATTACTATATTTTTGCCAGAGCCGGCAATAAAACCtattagaaagcaaaaaataacaCACACACTCGAGAGACAGTAGCTgtgaaaatactgtttaaaaGGTAACAAGTACACCTACAGCTCATGCTACAAGTGACCCCAATTGCAATATATTTCACATCTAAACATATTAAGATTAACACACACCTGCCACTTTATGCTGGTGTTTTACCAGGAGTCAGTCTTCCAGTACAAGCTGTTGGTGACTGGCAGTAAACATGACTGGCAACATTCACTCAGACATGAGTGGGATAAGGGGAGATAAAGAACCTGGACCTGAGAGTGGTTTAGTGTGGTCCACAAGTAATTCTCTTAAAACAGATGTACAGCAATTTAAAACAAAGGGAGAGTGTCAATGTAACAGCAGGGGCAGTGCTTTGCTACAATATATTGGCAAGAACAATATAAAGCTCAAAAATATAGCTtcaaacacagctggaaaacatctGAGAGACCATTCTCACACctagaaaaggcagaagaacaCCAGCACAAGTCAGTGCCTATGTGAAAGTACCCCATGGCATCCCAAAGATCCTGGGTTGTTTATGGAATCTAAACAGCACTGACACAGGGTGATGGTGAAGCCAGGGTGCATCAAAGTACCTCATGTAGCTCTACATGCAATGGAATTAGGCCCTTCATACATAGGTTGGCACCCACATCTCAGAATTTAAATGTAGGCGCTTCTCATCAGGCAACCAGTATTATACTCctaaaataattattccagGTTTATCACACTTTCACCATATTTTTCACATGCAGGTAATTAAGTACCTCAACTAGAGGACCATGCCAAACAAACATCACCAAAAGCAAGTAGGGCAACTTTTGCCTAAAGGCAAAAAATTGTGACTAAGCTAAATATTTAGACTAATTTAGGGAAAATACTGTGTTAAAGCTAAATACTGGGGTTTTTACCTCAGACTGAGTGTCAAAATTCAACAGTTCCTTGCTGCTTATTCTTCTTTTATGAAAAGCTTTGTGAATGCTTAGATGAAGCAGAAGCCAGACCTTTGACTGCACATACAAGAACATAAGTGATCTCTCTGGGGGAAGACAAAGGAATAAAGATTTCGGAAGACTGCTGGAATGGCCAAGAGCTGCACAGCATATGGTATGTGTGACTTAATTATTAATTATGGATCATGCTTTCCACATATACTGAAGGCAAAAACTAAAGGTTCAGTTTGCCAAGGTGGTAAGTGCTGATGAGATGTTTTAATACTACACAGACATACTCAGTACAGTGAACACTTGACTCATCTCCTTGTCTGCCAAAAGAACACAGTCAAAACGAAATGTTTCTCACTATCAGTGTTTGTCACTTACACGGATCAGAGCTGCATGTATTAGAGGCTGAAGGTGTAGAAGTTGAGGAGATAATTCCCTTCTAAAGACAGTAGTACTGACTGTCTTTGTAGCACTGTTTGTCATTTCTGCAAACAGGCAACTGAAGTCACGTGTCCAACTTCTGGGTTATGCCAAACACATTATCCAACACCCCTAAGttcttgagaaaaaaagtcGACCAGGTGATAAAACTGGTGGTCTTTTACATTTATACACTTTGTAGTTAATAAACTAGGAGTCTAATGTATTTGGTGCCTTAAAGGTTTCCATGtctttccctgcaggaaatCCAGTGCTTAAGTTCCACTGACatggaacattaaaaaaaaaatcattcaaaacACATTTGGGAGCCACATAAAAATATGGCAGCAACACATCATTCTCTTATTCCTGAACAAAAATGCCTCAAAGCTGTCCTTCCAACTCACAACACTTCTGcaagctcagcactgctgtcccacTCTTGTTCCTCCCTGACAAGAGAAGTAAGATTAATATGGCAAAAATGCTGTACAAACAGACACCCATGCTGCTCTACCCTCTGTTAACATCACCTCTCCTTCTATATTGCCACTTGTCAATTATTCTTCCATGCCATGGCTTACTTTGAATTTAAGTGGTTTTGGCATCAACCTGTCATGTCTTGTTTGTCAGAAAAGCAACATGCATACCTGTAGCACCATAAATAGCAACTATATGTTGTTTTGAacaacatatttattttcttgcccAAGGGTGAGCTGTAACCTGTAATTTTCCTTGAAATGTTACAAAGAAGATCCTGGCTGAAAATGGACTGTTTAGAATTAA carries:
- the SLAIN1 gene encoding SLAIN motif-containing protein 1; its protein translation is MGYKLQDLTDVQIMARLQEENKLRRSMPNLARMPSTPTISSTAGFAGSPVTVRNSQSFDSNLHGASNGISRMQSCIPSPGQLQHRVHSVGHFPVSVRQPLKATAYVSPTVQGSSNSSSIPVSSNSQLYSNTGIPMLNKTAGQGIVGRIRSALPRPSLAVNGSGIPRSKIAQPVRSFLQPPKALSSLSTIRDGNWRDGCY